The Amycolatopsis japonica nucleotide sequence GTAGCCGCGGTCGACGGCGGTGTCGTACTCGCCGGGCGCCTGTCCCGCCTTGCCGCCGACGATCGCGTACGCGGCGTCGGTCGCCAGCTCGCCGTAGTAGATGCGAGGCTCGTCCACCTTGATGCCCGGCTTGTTCGGGTCGGTCGAGCCGGCGCCCGTCGGGTTCTGGGTGTCGCTGGTGGTGGCGATCGGGTAACCGCCGTCGGAGTTGGCGTCCTTCAGCGCGCGGTCGATCGTGTTGGCCGGCGCGGCGACGAAGCCGTTTCCGTGCGTGTAGACGAGGTGCTTGTTGATCCAGTTCGTCTGGTTGCCGGTCAGGCCCTCGGTCTTGATCTCCTTGGCCGCGACGATGTAGTCCTGCGTGACCCCGTTGAGGGTGTAGCGGTCGATGTCCAGCTTCGACGGGAAGCCGTAGAAGTTCTCACGGCCGACGCGCTGGGTGAAGGTGTCGCTGAGGATGTTCGGGTCGAGGAGCCGGATGTTCGGGACGGTCCCCTTGTCCGCCTTGATCTCCGCGGAGGTCGCCTCGGACTTTCCGGTGTAGTCCTTGTACTCGACGTTGGTGAGGCCGAACGCCTGGCGGGTCGCGTCCATGTTGCGCTGGATCGACGCGGACTCCTTCTCGTTCGCGTTGGGACGCACCGAGAACTGGTCGAGCACGGCGGGCCACGCGACGCCGACGAGCACGTTCGACAGGATCAGCAGCACCAGTGCGATCGCGGGAAGCTGCAGGTTGCGCAGGAACGCGCCGGCGAAGAAGGCGACGGCACAGATCACCGAGATGCACAGAAGGATCAGCTTCGCGGGCAGGACGGCGTTCAGGTCGGTGTAGGTCGCACCGATGAAGAGCGGCGCCCCCCTGTCGGAGAGCAGCAGGTTGTAGCGATCGAAGAAGTACTCGACCGCCTTCAGCAGCACGAAGATGCCGATGGTGATGGCGAGCTGGGCACGGGTCGGGCCGGCGAGCTGGCCGCCCTTACCCGCGAGCCGGATGCCACCGAAGATGTAATGGGAGATCAACGCGCCGAAGAACGCGATGACGACGGAGATGAACAGCCAGCCCAGGAGCCAGTTGTAGAACGGCAGATCGAAGGCGTAGAAGCCGACGTCGTTGCCGAATTCGGGATCGGTCTGCCCGAAGCGCGTGCCGTTCAGGAACAGCTGCACGACCTGCCAGTCGCTCTGCGCGGACGCGCCGGCGATGAGCCCGGTGAGCACCGGGATGCCGATGCCGAAAAGGCGGATCCGGCCGACGATCGCCGACCGATAGCGCGCGAGCGGGTCGTCGTTGCCGGAAATCGGCACGAAGACGGGCCTCGACCGGTACGCGATCATCAAACTGATCGCGAGCGAGCCTCCCACTAAGAGCCCGACGGCGAAGAACAAGACGACACGGGTGATCAACACCGTGCTGAAGACCGTCCGGGCGCCGACCTCGCCGAACCACAACCAGTCGACATAGGTGTCCAGCAGTCTCGCGCCCAGCAGCAGGGCCAGGATGACTACGGCGGCGATGATGAGCAGGATCCGGCTGCGCCGGGACAGCTTCGGCAGGCTCACGGGGGGCCGAGTGGCCACTGCACACGCTCCTGGTTTGGTGAACTTTTCGCAGGGACGCGCGTACCGCGTGCGGCCCCTGATGCTCTAACTCTACGGATGCCGTCGGAAGTTCCCGGAACCCGCCCAAACCGGACTCGGGACGCCGCTGTCCCGGCCGCCTGGAACGATGTGGCAATGGCACCGAGTGAGCAGCAGGGCGTGGCCGGCCTGGCCCGCGAAGTCGAGGAGTTCGTCGCCTCCGGAGGATGGGATCAGCCGCCGCAGTTGTTCGCGCTGGTCCCGACCGCGGCGCTGCTGGACGAGCAGCCCGAACTGGCCGGACAGCTCGATCCGTCGGCCCCGCTGACGCCCGTCGCGCAGGAGTCGCTGCCGGATGGCGACCTCGGTGAAGCGCTGGCGCAGATCGCGTGGCCCGATCTGGTTCTGGGCTGCGCGCTCGCGCAAGAGATCATCGTGCTGCCGCCGGACGCCGAAGCCGAGCTTCCCGTCGTGCCCGAGACCGATGCCGAACGCCTGCGTCAGGCGGCCGCCGACCACCCTCGCCGGACCGAGGCCCGGCTCGTCGCGGCCGTCCTGCGGGATGGTGCCGGAGCCTGCGTCATGCGGCTTCGCGGAGCAGGGAAGGCCGAAGAGCCCGGCGACGTCCCTGTCGACGAGATCATCGAGAACCCGGAGCTAGCGCCCAACCTGCTGGAAGCCCTGAAGGCGACTCTGCTCCCCTGACCTGCGAAAAGAGAGCAAGGGACCTTTGCTACCACCCGGCCCGAGACACACACCGGGCGATAGCGAAGGTCCCTTGCTCTCTTCAGCCAGGCCCGCGGGGTGGTAGCAAAGGTCCCTTGCTCCCCCGGCGGTCAGCAGGAGGCGGTGGGCCGTCCCGCCTTGAGGTTCTCGAGCTGCGCGATCGCTTCGTCGAGCGTCGAAACCTTGATCAGGTTCAGGCCATCGGGCGCGGCGGTCTTCGCCTCGGCGCAGTTGTGCGCGGGCACGAGGAAGTCGGTCGCGCCGGCCTCGCGGGCGCCGACCACCTTGAACGAAATGCCGCCGATCGCGCCGACGGCGCCCTTCTCCGAGATCTCGCCCGTTCCGGCGATGTGCCTGCCACCGGCGAGGTCCCCGGGCTCCATCTTGTCGACGATCGCGAGCGCGAACATCAGCCCCGCCGACGGGCCGCCGACGTCCTGCAGCGAGATCTTCACGTCGAAGGGAACGTCCGCGCGGTCCACGGCGGTCAGGCCCATGAACCCTTCCGGCCCGTCGGGCCGCTGCGCGAGCGTGAGCGGCACGGTGCGTTCGGCCTGCCCGTCGGATTTGAAAGTGATCTGGACGGTCTGTCCGGGCTTCGTCCCGTTCAGAGCGGCCCGCACATCGGTCGCTTCCTTGACCGTCGCCCCGTTGACCACCAGCAGCCGGTCCCCCGGGGCGAGCACCTTGTCCGCGGGGCTGCCGGAGACGATCGTTTTCGCGAGCACCTTCACCGGGAACTTGCGCCGCAGCGCGGCGACCTGGGCGGCGGTCTGCGAGTCCTGCAGCTGCTGGATGTTCTCCTGGCGGACCTGCTCGTTGGTCTCGCCGGGTTTGAAGTACTCCTCGCGCGGCGCCAGCGCGTACCGGCCGCTCGCCCAGAGCCCGAGCGCGTTGAACAGCGTGATGCCGCCATCGCGCAGGGAGACCGTCGTCATCCGCAGTTCGCCGGAGGTCTGGAAGATCTCGTGCCCGTTGACCTGGATCACGGACTGCCCGGCGGCGTCCTTGCCGAGCGTGTCGTAGGTCGGGCCGGGACTGATCGCCACATACGGCACCGGGATGAAGAACCCGACCAGCGCGAAGGCGACGAACAACGCGCCGCTGACCAGCAGCGTCCAGCCGCGCCGGGTCAGCCGCCGTTCGGAGCGGTCCTGGTCACCCGCGGAGCCCGAACGGCTCCGCGCTCCTGTGGTCTCCTCCGAGGGCTCTGTCACGCGTGACAGCGTACGGTGACTGTGTTCGCTTCTCGGTGAAGGCCACGCTCATCACTCCACTTGACGAGCTGTGAATCCCAGGACCCGCGTACGGTGGTGCCATGAGCAAACCCCCGTTCGGCTTCGGACCGCCCGATCCCGACAAACGAGGCGAGAACGAGCCGTCGGATTCCGGCGGCCAGCCCTCCGGCGCCGAGGCCTTCAATCAGCTCGGTCAGATGCTCAGCCAGCTGGGCCAGATGCTCAGCCAGGCCGGCAGCTCGACCGGGCCGGTCAACTACGACCTGGCGAAACAGATCGCGTTGCAGAACCTCAG carries:
- a CDS encoding PPA1309 family protein, which produces MAPSEQQGVAGLAREVEEFVASGGWDQPPQLFALVPTAALLDEQPELAGQLDPSAPLTPVAQESLPDGDLGEALAQIAWPDLVLGCALAQEIIVLPPDAEAELPVVPETDAERLRQAAADHPRRTEARLVAAVLRDGAGACVMRLRGAGKAEEPGDVPVDEIIENPELAPNLLEALKATLLP
- a CDS encoding UPF0182 family protein, which produces MATRPPVSLPKLSRRSRILLIIAAVVILALLLGARLLDTYVDWLWFGEVGARTVFSTVLITRVVLFFAVGLLVGGSLAISLMIAYRSRPVFVPISGNDDPLARYRSAIVGRIRLFGIGIPVLTGLIAGASAQSDWQVVQLFLNGTRFGQTDPEFGNDVGFYAFDLPFYNWLLGWLFISVVIAFFGALISHYIFGGIRLAGKGGQLAGPTRAQLAITIGIFVLLKAVEYFFDRYNLLLSDRGAPLFIGATYTDLNAVLPAKLILLCISVICAVAFFAGAFLRNLQLPAIALVLLILSNVLVGVAWPAVLDQFSVRPNANEKESASIQRNMDATRQAFGLTNVEYKDYTGKSEATSAEIKADKGTVPNIRLLDPNILSDTFTQRVGRENFYGFPSKLDIDRYTLNGVTQDYIVAAKEIKTEGLTGNQTNWINKHLVYTHGNGFVAAPANTIDRALKDANSDGGYPIATTSDTQNPTGAGSTDPNKPGIKVDEPRIYYGELATDAAYAIVGGKAGQAPGEYDTAVDRGYIYKGSGGVPIDNWFNRLVFAAEYGERNILFSDAIGDGSKIMFNREPRDRVAKVAPWLTLDGDPYPAVVNGKIIWIVDGYTTMNNFPYAQQTQLGQATNDSLSGTTRQANSSLNYIRNSVKATVDAFDGTVTLYGVEDNEPVLNAWKNVFPGLVKPSSEISPDLRSHFRYPEDLFKVQRELLSKYHVNNPAEFYAQQAFWSVPQDPTQEGGVNASASGVANQPGYYVLATAPGDNKSRFQLTSSLTGLQRQYLAAWMSVSSDPEDYGKMRVLRLPTGASGSTQVDGPVQVQNRFQSDPRVAQDRTLFNNPNVTVTYGNLITLPVANGFLYVEPVYIRQRNQLSYPQLARVLVSYGTKIGFAPTLNEALDQVFGPGTGSGVTPPQTGGTPGTTTPPPGTTTPQPPATGNPALDKAAGDMHDAWVKFRAAQQSGNYADQGAALAALEAASKAYESAKANPPASGAPPTSGQPGG
- a CDS encoding YlbL family protein, with amino-acid sequence MLVSGALFVAFALVGFFIPVPYVAISPGPTYDTLGKDAAGQSVIQVNGHEIFQTSGELRMTTVSLRDGGITLFNALGLWASGRYALAPREEYFKPGETNEQVRQENIQQLQDSQTAAQVAALRRKFPVKVLAKTIVSGSPADKVLAPGDRLLVVNGATVKEATDVRAALNGTKPGQTVQITFKSDGQAERTVPLTLAQRPDGPEGFMGLTAVDRADVPFDVKISLQDVGGPSAGLMFALAIVDKMEPGDLAGGRHIAGTGEISEKGAVGAIGGISFKVVGAREAGATDFLVPAHNCAEAKTAAPDGLNLIKVSTLDEAIAQLENLKAGRPTASC